The sequence below is a genomic window from Daphnia pulicaria isolate SC F1-1A chromosome 6, SC_F0-13Bv2, whole genome shotgun sequence.
ATCCTCAATGGTTGGGTCGTATTTCTCCATGAAGCAGCCTGTCACAAATTGGACAGTGAGGGCACTTTTACCCACACCCCCAGATCCCAAGACAACAACTTTAAACTCCCTCATTTTCTGATTCTTGGCAGACTCCCAGAGATAATGAAATCACGATGAACAAAGAGTGCAGTCAAAGACTCGTCGGGCAACAGGCTGACACGTACTGATCCCGAAGAGATGCTGATGaataataaacacacacacagccaacACACAGAGCTTTATAACCAAATCAAAATCTGACAGAAGCTTTTTTGAGAGGGGGGGGAGAACTTGTTGTATAAACAATAAAGtttcttgttgtttgattGAATATTTAGTTTTGTATCACAGGGGATAGCTACTTGACGAGCTTGTAAATGTTTTCAACCGACTGACGAAACTGCTGCACTAAAGAAACTCGAAAACTCAGAAACTCGGAACGACAAATGGTCTCCCCTTGAGGCGTGCAGACTACCAAGTGGGAACcgataggaaaaaaaactctATACCCCACCCCTCggtgcgggggggggggggaggggatgGGTTTTATGCCGTGACGTCACAGCAACGCCGCTTTAATCAAATCTTGTCGTTATTTTGACATTGCAATTGCAACTATTTCATCATTTCAAGAAGCATACGCAAGACTGGATTTTCTTTATGCATAAATTAAAGCATCAAGCAGCTGTCGTGTAATTTGTTTCAATAAAAACGATGGTACTTAGTTTGACTTCACAGGTGCTGTTCAGCCCTAGCCTGAGCCCAACCCAaaacaacagaagaaaaaaaaaaaaaaaaccaaaaatttcacAACACTAGCCATTTGTTGGAATTCATTTCCATtaaattcttctcttttttggttCCGTGGTGACTCATGGTTGTCTGACCACCGCACTGACATACTCTGGTAGTTCTAGCGTTCATTACTGATACTCGAGGCAGTAGTAGAGTTGAGATAGACGTGTGTATTTGACCAATGACGTCGGACTTGTTGGATTGCTCAACAGTTCCGCTTCAGTACCCGTCTACTTGTTCCGCTTTTTCACCCACAGccgttattattctttttcaagaGAACGACCGGAACAACCTGTTTCGTTTGCGGTTCCCAGTGTTCCACCTCGTTGGAGCTTAGCTCAGTTCAGTCTCAGATATGTATGAGCCGAATGCTCCTCCAAAAGGAGGTGAGTTGATTTTTTTCGGGTTGTTGGACTTTCACTTATGATAAGAGCAGATATTGATTTTGACATATTTATCTGATATTGACATAGGTTATCCGCCAGCTCCAGGAGCACAGCCACCACCTTATTCTGAACAGGGGGTGTCATATCCCCCACCAGCACTGGGACATCCTGGATATGGTGGATATCCTCCACCTATAGATGGACAGCCTGAAATTGGTTTTGCTGGTGGGGCTTATCCAGCATACCCTCAACCAAGTGCCCAGTCATACCCACAGCCATACCCATATCCACAACCATATCAGCCTCAACCAAATCAACCTTATGGAGGACCTGCTCCAGGACAGCCAATTGTTGTCCAACCAACAGCACAATCCACTGGTTAATAAATACTTAATTCATAGCAATTGATTAGAaaactaaattattttaatatgaTCAGGTGCAGGAGAATGGATGCCAATGCAACCagcatttcaacaaaattcaaactgtCCACCTGGCCTGGAATACCTGACTGCCATTGATCAACTGTTGGTTCACCAAAAAGTCGAACTTCTTGAAGGTACACATTTGCTTGGTCATTATCAAAGCGCTGCCCGGTTCATTCTCACACTTTATTGTTTGTTCCGCACAAATAGCTTTTACTGGATTTGAAACTGCCAACAAGTACACAGTGAAAAATTCGATGGGACAAAAAGTCTTTCGTGCGACTGAAATCTCCGACTGTTGCACCCGTCAATTTTGCGGACCGAACCGCGCATTTGATATGAAAATTGTTGATAACAACGATCATGAAGTCATTCATCTCAACCGGCCTCTAGCCTGTTCgtcttgtttctttccttGTTGCTTACAGGCAAATATCAATTGTTGTTTTGGTCATCATCTTTCGCCTTTGACTCAAAACGTTTACGTCCACATTTAGACCATGGAAGTAACCGCTCCACCAGGCACTGTAATCGGTTCTATTCAGCAAGAATGGAGCATCATTAGTCCCAAATTCAGCATTAAAGATGCTTCAGGAGAAACAGTGCTAACCATAGAAGGACCGTTCTGTACCTTTAGCATGTGTGGAGATGTGGAATTTAATGTAACAGCGAATTATACTTTGGTCGGGTGGGATGCAATGTTGATAATTAATCACTGATATGAAAAATAGGTTTACTCTAGAGGCGGTGACAAAGTTGGCAAGATAAGCAAACAATGGAGCGGATTGGTTCGCGAAGCTTTCACCGATGCCGATATGTTTGGTTAGTTTCACTCTAGTCAACTCGACAATCAAAAggaacaattaatttttattggtttttttttattaggtaTAAATTTCCCGCTTGATCTTGATGTGCGTATTAAAGCCGTTATGCTGGGTGCCTGCTTTCTTATCGTAAGTGATCTCTTTGTTACATCTGTAGTTGGTCATTTTGGGTTCGAATgggattaatatttaaatccTTATTGGGAAATGTTTGCAGGATTTCATGTTCTTCGAAAAGTCTGGCGACAAAGAAACCGACCGGCCAGGGATGCTGTAAACAAGTTGTGGATACACACAGGTCTGAAAGGAATCTCGCTGAGTTACAAAGAATCTACTTGCCATCAAATTTATTCACACAAATTATTTACACAGTACTTGGTGGATGGTTTCTATTTTCTACCACATTTagaaatttgctttttttcttccctaatGATGTTTGATTGTGCTAAACTGGCTTTGTTAAAGACCCTCTTTCAACAGTCAAGTCCACTTATTCCACTTTATGCCTGGGTTGTACAAGACTATGTGCATAGAGCTCCATTTTCAGTCAAAAAAAGACTGAAACCACCATTGCCATTTAATGACTAAATAGCCAATTTACGTACGTACAGTTGCCATCATTATATTTGTGTGTGCCACCTTATTAGTGTCATATTGTCCCGTGCCTATCCACTTCAAGCCAATCTTGTTTATAATTTTGGTGTAGTATCTAGTAAACGAAATAAGTTAATCCAGCAATCAGTGTACCAGTCCTAATTCCTGCATAAATCAGAAGAATAGAAATCCAGACTGCGCGGGTGCGCGGATTGTTACACTGTGCGTAAGCCGTCGTGGTAAAACCCACACCGACAAGCGCAGGCCAATAATTTGCCAATCATTTGTCGGATTGCTCCACATTGTTCCGCTTCCGCTTCATTGCCTTTTAATTGTTCCGCTTTTTCACCGATCCAAGTTTGCGATTTTTCTATCGAACGACCAACCACCAAATCTAAAGAAACTGTGCTACAAAGCCTTTGGCTAGGAATTACGTAACTATGCCCCGGGGAAATCAAACTAACGCCGAGTTCCGATTACTAAGGAAAGATCGATTCTGAACGTGTTGTGATTATTAGTCAACACACCAACCCATTCAACAATCAACACTCAACAGGTCTTCCTTCTGGTTAGTTGATGAAACTTTCATTTAATTATGATTGCATAGTTTGTCTTTTACTGTGTGATAACGCTTCATTTTGCTGTTTTTAtcttattcttttaaaatttgctaGATCTGCTTGCAGTACAGCTGGAAGGCAACATGGCCTCCGACGCAACGATTCTTTTACAAGGTTATATACCGAACAACTTGTACAAAGTTTTCCTTGCCTATATATTTAGTAACCAGCACATATTGCCGTTTTTAATACAGAGTATCAAGCGGGAATATTAACTGTTCTACAACTATTACTTGCAACTATTTAAAATGTCCATaattatttggaaaaaaaaacactgcaGAGATCAGCCATGCTGGCCAACAGAACCCTGTGGTTGATCAACCTCAATCTTTTGTCGCATCTAACGATCCTCAACAACATCTTTTGGGACCGCCAGGATCGTTTCTACCTGTACATGAGTGTACAAGGTAAAATTCAACTAAACTATAATAAGCGCTAAAGAATTGactggatttttattttaaacagcaGATCAGCATTGAAGGACAAATCCTTCCATGAAGATTGTCCTCCGGGTCTTGAACATCTGATTGAAGCCGATGAAATCGTTGTGAAAAATCCGAACGAGGTCTTAAAAAGTCAGTTTTAGTACATTGAATAATGGATTCgttattttcaaatgttgcTCTTTTATCTAGAGGTTTCTTGTctggaaaataataacaaatacgTCGTCAAGAATTCATTTGATCAGAAGATTTTTTTCACAGTCGAGGACAGCGGTTGTTGCAATCGATTTTGGTGCTCCAATACCCGGTCTTTAGAACCGGAAGACCATTGACAATTTCGGCAACGAAGTCATTCATCTGAATCGTCCACTGGCCTGCCAAAGTTGCCTCTACCCGTGTTGCTTGCAAGTCAGacaattaatcaaatttttagaacttttgaGTTTAGTCGCAAACGCAAACGGTCCAGAATTTCAAAGGGAATCGACAACTTTGGTATTTAATGCA
It includes:
- the LOC124343706 gene encoding phospholipid scramblase 2-like, which codes for MYEPNAPPKGGYPPAPGAQPPPYSEQGVSYPPPALGHPGYGGYPPPIDGQPEIGFAGGAYPAYPQPSAQSYPQPYPYPQPYQPQPNQPYGGPAPGQPIVVQPTAQSTGAGEWMPMQPAFQQNSNCPPGLEYLTAIDQLLVHQKVELLEAFTGFETANKYTVKNSMGQKVFRATEISDCCTRQFCGPNRAFDMKIVDNNDHEVIHLNRPLACSSCFFPCCLQTMEVTAPPGTVIGSIQQEWSIISPKFSIKDASGETVLTIEGPFCTFSMCGDVEFNVYSRGGDKVGKISKQWSGLVREAFTDADMFGINFPLDLDVRIKAVMLGACFLIDFMFFEKSGDKETDRPGML